The genome window CTGCTGAAAATTGGTTTTTAAATTATCATTGCAGAATTTGATGAGGTTGGGTAAGGCTGTGCGATCGCCATACCAATCGCCGCCGCCATTGTATTTAAGCTTCGCCATTTTGTAGGTAGGCACGTTAAAACTGCTGATGGTTACCAGCAACATAAGTGAAACGGCCAGTTTAACAACCTTTTTCATATTTACTTTTAATACTAATTTGCAACTCCTTTCGATCACCCCAGCCTATTTAAAAAATTAACCTCAAAACAAGCTTCCAACGCGGCCGTCTCTGTTCTTAACCTACTTTCACCTAATGTTATGGCTTTAAAATTATTATTTAAAGCTTCGTTAATTTCAGCAGGCGTAAAATCTCCTTCCGGGCCTATTAATATCAAATAACTGCCGTTAGCTGATAACCCGCTTTTGAGACTCATTTTTTCGCCTTTATCACAATGGGCAATAAACTTCTGTCCGTTAAATGGCTTTGCTAACAACTGGTTAAAGGTAACCGGTTCGTTCAAGATCGGGTGGTATGCTTTTATAGATTGTTTTATTGCTGATGTGATTATTTTGTTAAGCCGCTCCACCTTCGCCTCCTTACGTTCCGAACGCTGGCAGATAAATAGCGAAACCTCATCTATTCCTATCTCGGTAGCCTTTTCTAAAAACCACTCGGTACGCTCTATATTTTTGGTGGGGGCAATGGCTATATGCAAATAATGATTACGCTTATTAAATTCCGGGATAACCGAGTTTATTTGAAGAATGGTTCTTTTGGGATGGGCATCTAAAATACTGGCAGCGTAAAGGCCGCCCCTTCCGTCAACCAATTTTACCACATCGCCTTTCTCAAGCCGCATCACCCTAATGGCATGCTTGCTTTCCTCCTCGTTAAGAAAATATTGCGGATGCGTGGGATTGATATCTGGTGTGTAAAAAAGCTGCATGGGTGAAAGCTAAAGCCGAACGTATAAAGCTGAAAGCAATAATCAACAATGATTGTTATATTTCAAAGGCCCCTTTAATGTAAATCTACAGTATCTTCTTCATTTATCAACAATTCAAGCTTAACAGCCTCAATATATTGGTCAGACTTTTTAAGTACCGTGATGTTATACCCGTTTGATTCCTTTTGTTCGCCCACGTCGGGGATCTTTCCAAAGATATCTCCCAACCAGCCGGATACAGTATCAAAGTCGCCATCTTCGGGCAAATCATGCGGCAGATACTCGTTTACATCATATATGGGCGCAAGTGCATTCACAATAAACTCTCTATCGTTTACCTTTTCAACAATTGGCTTTTCTTCATCGTACTCATCCTGGATCTCACCCACCAATTCTTCAACGATATCTTCCAGAGTAACCATTCCTGCCGTACCGCCAAACTCATCAGATACAATGGCTATCTGGATGCGCTTTTGCTGCAGCTCCGCCATCAAATCGTTGATCTTTTTAGTTTCGGGAATAAAGTATGGCTTCCGAATAATGTTCTTTAAAACAATTTCCTCATTACGAGCAAGCAAAGGCAAAATATCCTTGGCGTGCACAATACCTACTATCTTATCAATAACGTCATCATAAACAGGCATGCGCGAATAACCTTCAGTAATGATTATCTGAACCAGCTCATGCTGCTCGGTATTAATGTCAACACCCGAGATCTTTGTACGGGGCACCATTATATTTTTAACT of Mucilaginibacter xinganensis contains these proteins:
- a CDS encoding 16S rRNA (uracil(1498)-N(3))-methyltransferase, with protein sequence MQLFYTPDINPTHPQYFLNEEESKHAIRVMRLEKGDVVKLVDGRGGLYAASILDAHPKRTILQINSVIPEFNKRNHYLHIAIAPTKNIERTEWFLEKATEIGIDEVSLFICQRSERKEAKVERLNKIITSAIKQSIKAYHPILNEPVTFNQLLAKPFNGQKFIAHCDKGEKMSLKSGLSANGSYLILIGPEGDFTPAEINEALNNNFKAITLGESRLRTETAALEACFEVNFLNRLG
- a CDS encoding hemolysin family protein, yielding MGPESDINGLYILLTFFLVLLNGFFVAAEFAMVRVRGSQIELKAKSGSKIAKLTRSIMGNLDGYLAATQLGITIASLALGVIGEGVFTNVVLYLFKLCGFEITSHLIINLSHVLAFVFITFISIIFGELAPKTLAIQRSMRTALAVSAPLRVFFIIFRPIISVLNYLSNLILRAIGINPVQGEAHHSSEELQYLLEQGKETGALDSNEHELIQNVFDFNERVVKNIMVPRTKISGVDINTEQHELVQIIITEGYSRMPVYDDVIDKIVGIVHAKDILPLLARNEEIVLKNIIRKPYFIPETKKINDLMAELQQKRIQIAIVSDEFGGTAGMVTLEDIVEELVGEIQDEYDEEKPIVEKVNDREFIVNALAPIYDVNEYLPHDLPEDGDFDTVSGWLGDIFGKIPDVGEQKESNGYNITVLKKSDQYIEAVKLELLINEEDTVDLH